DNA sequence from the Deinococcota bacterium genome:
GAAAGTCGGGTTAAGCGTATGTTCTTGGTCTATTGGCATTCAAACGTCAAACGCACTCGGCTGGTGCAACTCCCGTAACGCCCCTAGCCTCACAAACTCTGGTAGCTCGAACGAATAGCGCCCCAGTACGTTGATGTGCGCCGACCTTAATGGCGATAGGCGCGCCACGTCTTCGTCTCGCACCTCGAAGCCAGAGTCACGCAGGTGCGCTAGGGCAAGCTCGATATACCGGGTGTTCCAGAGGGCGATGGCGTTGAGCACGAAACCCAGCGCCCCGATCTGATCTTCCAAGCCGTCGCGGTAGCGCTGATAGAGTTCGCCTTTACGCCCGTAGCAGACTCGCGCTGCCAGACTATGCCGCTCCTCGTGAAGGTTCAGCTGCCCCAGGATCTCGCGCCGGTACACCTCGTCGTCCACGTACTTCAGTAGGTGTAGCGACTTCGCCAGCCGCCCGACCTCAGAGATGGCCTTACCCAGCGAGGAGGGTTCTCCATCCCCGTGCAGCACCCGCAACAGGTCCGAAGCCCTGACCGCGCCGGTCGAGAGCGAACCCACGACCCGCACGATGTCCTCCCAGTGTGCAACGATCCGCCCTTCGGCAATCTTGCGCTTGGAAATACCGTTCAGCCGACCGTAATCGGCGTCCTTATCCAGACGCCAGAGGCGGCGGTCTCTGAGCCGGGCGAGGCGCGGGCTGAACTGATAGCCGAGCAGGTAGAAGAGCCCGAACACGATATCGGTATACGCGTGCGTGTCCGAAGTGATCTGAGTGGGGCGCAAACCCGTTTCTTGTTCAAGCAACCCATCCAGGGCGTAGAGGCTGTCGCGCAGCGTGCCGGGCACGACGATGGCGTGAAACCCGGTCGCCTGGTCCGAGACCCAGTTCAGATAAGTGACGCCTTTGCCGACGCCGAAGTATTTCGGGTTAGGTCTGGCGTGAATCGTCTTGACGGGTACCCTGAAGCGCATCCCGTCGACCGACGCGAGGTGGCCGCCACCCCAGGTTTGTGCCAAGGGAAGGATCGCCTGAAAGTCGACGAGCTTCGCATTGGCTGCTGCGAGGGTCTCCGCCCGCACGTAGTTCTGATCCACGTGCGATAGCCGTGACCGGGTGAGCGGCGCGAGCGCCGACCGCGCAACGGGTTCCAGGCCGATGTTGCAGGCGTCGGCGATCAGCACCGCGCACACACTGGTAGCGAGGTCGTCGAGACGTGGACGCGCTTCCGAGACATGGGTGAAGTCGGCCAGAGCACCTGTCCAGCTGTACACCTCCAGCAAAACCTCAGTCAGTTCTACCTGGGGTAGGCGTACAGCGACCTCATGGCGCAAGGCTTTGAGGCTTTCCGGCTCGGGCAGAGCGTCAAGGGCATCGAGCTCGAACGCTTCCTTCTCCAACCCGCCCCTCTTGCCGAGAAGGGTCGTCAGGCGTGCGTGCGGATTGTTTGCCAGCCGCCCCGCGACCTCCCGATAATGGGCGTCTAAGCGCTCTCCGAGGCGGTGCCAGGTAAACCTCGGGGTCCGCGTCCAGGTCGAAACTTCGTAGTACACTTACGCGCACCGCCTGCCATGCTACTCCCGAGAGCAACTGGGTGCGCGGATCGCGGTAGCTGTGGCTGCCCGGGACGAAGATATCCCGCCTTTTTAGGGCTGCCTGTAGGGCCTCGAGTACGCACAGCGTATAGGCGGGGCGTTGCAGCACGCCGTCCTTGTCCACAACCATGCTCCGCCACGAGCCCCGGACAACGCCCTGCGGCACCTCGTCTACCCGAACGCGCTTACGGCCCTCCAGCTGTGCGAGCGCGTACCAGGCTTGCAGCACATCCTGCCCGGCAGGTGTCGCGCTGAAGGCGACCGTGCTGAGCAGCTGAGGTAGAAATTGCCGGATGTACGCATAGCGCTTCAACAGCTCTTCCGCACGCACCTCGTCGGGAGCACGCGTCATCCGGTCCACTGCTTCGGCGGCCGTGAGAAGGTGCGCGCGGGGTGTCTGTTGGTATACCGCTTCCCGGAGCGCCCCTAAGTCGCTGTGTGACTCGTCGACGAGCTGCAGCACGGCCTCGCGTAACGTTCGGGCCGCCGCGTCAAGGCTGAGCAGTTCCCGGAGGCGCTCTTCCTGCCGCTCGCGCTCGACCCGGTTGGTGAGCGCCTGCATAAGCTGGTCGAAAACGGTCACAGCCTGGTCGAGTGCCTCGCCCTCCAGGTGCTGGACGGTGGCGAGCAGCGTGGCGACGCGCCGCCCGGCTCCAGTCTGCCGCAGGGTTTGCGCTTTGGCCTTTTTGCCGTGCAGAGCGAGCGCTTCTAAGCGCTGGGGCGGCACGATGCTCAGATCAACGCCCTTGAC
Encoded proteins:
- a CDS encoding DUF4158 domain-containing protein, whose product is MPLDFLTVEQARRYGRYQGFPNQAQLERYFHLDEHDVSILAKRVRGGTNRLGFALQLTTVRFLGTFLPDPLEVPDNVLAYLTVQLSLQVAPAQLGRYRRGETRWDHQSEICRQYGYKDFTGTAEQLGLLRYLYARSWVNDDSPSLLFDAATARLVERKTLLPGATVLARLVNRVRERVLGRVYKVLNRTLSVSRHLALEALLEVPAGSRFSRLELLRKPPTSSTAGGLVGVLERLERVRSVDVKGVDLSIVPPQRLEALALHGKKAKAQTLRQTGAGRRVATLLATVQHLEGEALDQAVTVFDQLMQALTNRVERERQEERLRELLSLDAAARTLREAVLQLVDESHSDLGALREAVYQQTPRAHLLTAAEAVDRMTRAPDEVRAEELLKRYAYIRQFLPQLLSTVAFSATPAGQDVLQAWYALAQLEGRKRVRVDEVPQGVVRGSWRSMVVDKDGVLQRPAYTLCVLEALQAALKRRDIFVPGSHSYRDPRTQLLSGVAWQAVRVSVLRSFDLDADPEVYLAPPRRALRRPLSGGRGAAGKQSARTPDDPSRQEGRVGEGSVRARCP
- a CDS encoding Tn3 family transposase, translated to MANNPHARLTTLLGKRGGLEKEAFELDALDALPEPESLKALRHEVAVRLPQVELTEVLLEVYSWTGALADFTHVSEARPRLDDLATSVCAVLIADACNIGLEPVARSALAPLTRSRLSHVDQNYVRAETLAAANAKLVDFQAILPLAQTWGGGHLASVDGMRFRVPVKTIHARPNPKYFGVGKGVTYLNWVSDQATGFHAIVVPGTLRDSLYALDGLLEQETGLRPTQITSDTHAYTDIVFGLFYLLGYQFSPRLARLRDRRLWRLDKDADYGRLNGISKRKIAEGRIVAHWEDIVRVVGSLSTGAVRASDLLRVLHGDGEPSSLGKAISEVGRLAKSLHLLKYVDDEVYRREILGQLNLHEERHSLAARVCYGRKGELYQRYRDGLEDQIGALGFVLNAIALWNTRYIELALAHLRDSGFEVRDEDVARLSPLRSAHINVLGRYSFELPEFVRLGALRELHQPSAFDV